The following are encoded in a window of Sutcliffiella horikoshii genomic DNA:
- a CDS encoding FtsW/RodA/SpoVE family cell cycle protein — MEKDYKPQLDTTLIFLMGIMVVASLFALKSVEPTLPPVLQNINFMQKQLMWFVVGAIGIGISLLIHFDYFRNLAWITYGMGVVLLLGLEFNVPSSLVSTIKGATSWYTLPGLGNIQPSELMKISIILVLSKIIADHRAQYEVATLRDSYLLLGKIIAASSIPLFLVAKQPDMGTTMVYCAIIAAMILVSGIKWSIILSLVGAALGFIALFLYIFIAHPTFFHTYLIPEYQLDRFYGWLNPYEYQDVQGFQLVRSLLAIGSGEYTGSGYGEMNVYLPEAHTDFIFAAIASQFGFMGATVVISLFFFLIYKITFIAMECHDTYGTYLCAGVIGMLTFQVFQNIGMTIGLLPITGIPLPFFSYGGSSLLTYMIAVGIVLNVQMRTRKYFFE; from the coding sequence GTGGAAAAAGACTATAAACCTCAGTTGGATACCACACTGATTTTTCTTATGGGGATTATGGTAGTTGCAAGCCTTTTTGCGTTAAAGAGTGTAGAACCTACCCTGCCGCCAGTATTGCAGAACATAAACTTTATGCAAAAACAGCTAATGTGGTTCGTTGTCGGAGCGATTGGTATCGGCATATCATTGCTGATACATTTTGACTACTTCCGAAACTTGGCTTGGATTACATACGGCATGGGAGTCGTTCTGTTACTCGGGCTGGAGTTTAACGTTCCATCTTCTCTTGTCAGCACGATAAAAGGGGCAACAAGTTGGTACACATTGCCTGGCCTTGGTAATATCCAACCTTCAGAATTAATGAAGATTTCCATCATATTAGTGTTAAGTAAAATTATTGCCGACCACCGCGCCCAATATGAAGTAGCGACATTGCGCGACAGTTATTTGCTTCTTGGAAAAATAATCGCCGCCTCCAGTATTCCATTATTTCTAGTAGCGAAACAGCCGGATATGGGGACAACCATGGTATACTGTGCGATTATCGCAGCCATGATCCTCGTTTCAGGTATCAAATGGAGCATTATCCTATCACTAGTCGGTGCAGCGTTAGGATTCATTGCATTGTTCTTATATATTTTCATTGCACACCCAACATTTTTCCATACGTATCTAATCCCGGAATATCAACTGGACCGTTTCTACGGCTGGTTGAATCCCTATGAATACCAGGATGTACAAGGCTTCCAACTGGTAAGATCCTTGCTTGCCATCGGTTCTGGGGAATACACAGGTTCAGGCTACGGTGAGATGAATGTCTACCTGCCTGAAGCACACACAGACTTTATCTTTGCGGCCATTGCCAGCCAGTTCGGTTTCATGGGGGCGACGGTTGTCATCTCGTTATTCTTTTTCTTAATCTATAAAATCACCTTCATCGCTATGGAATGCCATGATACGTACGGTACTTACCTTTGCGCAGGAGTTATCGGCATGCTGACTTTCCAAGTGTTCCAAAATATTGGGATGACAATTGGACTGCTTCCTATTACAGGTATCCCGCTGCCGTTTTTCAGCTACGGAGGGAGTTCGCTTCTGACCTATATGATCGCAGTTGGGATTGTTTTGAACGTGCAGATGAGGACTAGGAAGTATTTTTTTGAATGA
- a CDS encoding MerR family transcriptional regulator, with protein MYKVSEFSEMTGLSKETLRYYAEVKLIEPAYIDPNNNYRYYDDGSYFLAILLVKLRSFGFTIQEMISVMEDESFEHLEDLLIQKKETIRLQIEELQQKTEEIDAFLASGKETK; from the coding sequence ATGTACAAAGTCAGTGAATTTTCCGAGATGACCGGGCTCAGCAAGGAGACTCTGCGCTATTATGCGGAAGTGAAGCTGATCGAGCCCGCTTATATCGATCCGAATAACAACTACCGATATTATGATGATGGCAGTTATTTTCTGGCCATACTTTTAGTGAAACTGAGGAGCTTTGGGTTCACCATTCAGGAGATGATTTCGGTGATGGAAGATGAATCGTTCGAACACCTTGAAGATTTACTCATTCAAAAGAAAGAAACGATCCGCCTCCAAATAGAAGAGTTGCAACAAAAAACAGAAGAAATAGATGCCTTCTTGGCGTCAGGGAAGGAGACAAAATAA
- a CDS encoding SRPBCC family protein, protein MIQWQEERVIPVPIEKVWELFLDKHIKRTMPKVEEHTLIEKTETEVGAKHQQTYREGKRVETYIVETLAYEDKPDRKHKQIAFVLGKAFEINLSFTLEKVDETHTRFIYAGHNKGVNFVGRAMLKLGSEKSNNKVVQEYMDRVEAESMK, encoded by the coding sequence ATGATTCAATGGCAAGAAGAACGTGTGATACCTGTTCCTATTGAAAAAGTGTGGGAACTCTTCCTCGACAAACATATCAAAAGAACCATGCCGAAAGTGGAAGAACATACCTTAATAGAAAAAACAGAAACAGAGGTAGGTGCAAAACACCAGCAAACATATCGAGAAGGCAAGCGGGTGGAAACGTATATCGTGGAGACGCTTGCTTATGAGGACAAGCCCGATAGGAAACATAAACAAATAGCTTTTGTACTCGGAAAGGCATTTGAAATCAATTTGTCTTTTACGCTGGAAAAGGTGGATGAGACGCATACACGCTTCATTTATGCAGGCCATAACAAAGGTGTCAACTTTGTGGGGCGGGCGATGTTGAAGCTTGGCAGTGAGAAGAGCAATAATAAAGTTGTGCAGGAGTATATGGACCGTGTCGAAGCAGAATCGATGAAATAG
- a CDS encoding HAAS domain-containing protein, producing MNQLPLSKKSQTFIENLRIYLFSCGKKTNEIDEITDELEVHLYEAEKENKSVEHIIGSSPKEYMEQISGEMSFDVRGWAKYVPIIILGAFSGIVLKDIVFGGFQYSLVELIGYPLVCIILILAYMGTFRHIASHTFSKSKEFFFFGLVSFLSMAMFLGLMFLPNYIESPIIMLGYYGNLIVASMAISFLIGISIWSKTIVSIVLPIFYIVPEYLVALTDLSAENQLLSSSLIMYALIGAYLLFELKRTSTSAK from the coding sequence ATGAACCAATTACCTTTATCTAAAAAGAGCCAAACATTCATAGAAAATTTACGAATCTACCTATTTTCATGCGGCAAAAAGACAAATGAAATTGATGAGATAACGGATGAGCTAGAAGTGCATTTATACGAAGCGGAAAAAGAGAATAAGAGTGTCGAGCATATCATCGGAAGCTCCCCGAAAGAATACATGGAGCAGATCTCCGGCGAAATGTCTTTTGATGTACGCGGCTGGGCTAAATATGTTCCCATCATTATACTTGGGGCATTCTCAGGCATCGTTCTGAAAGACATCGTCTTTGGCGGATTTCAATATTCGCTGGTGGAGCTGATTGGTTACCCTCTAGTTTGTATCATCTTAATCCTTGCCTACATGGGGACCTTCAGGCATATCGCCAGTCATACTTTTTCCAAGTCAAAGGAGTTCTTTTTCTTTGGTTTGGTGAGCTTTCTATCGATGGCCATGTTCCTTGGATTAATGTTCCTTCCAAATTATATCGAGTCACCGATCATTATGCTCGGTTATTACGGCAACCTGATTGTCGCAAGTATGGCCATCTCGTTTTTAATTGGGATTTCAATTTGGAGTAAGACGATTGTTTCCATTGTGCTTCCTATCTTCTACATTGTACCGGAATACTTGGTAGCCCTTACCGACCTATCGGCAGAAAACCAGTTATTGAGCAGCAGTCTTATCATGTATGCATTAATCGGGGCTTATTTATTATTCGAGCTTAAGAGGACATCCACCTCTGCAAAATAA
- a CDS encoding DUF1129 family protein, with amino-acid sequence MRDTKKLIEENNEKRKLLSDDNLKLYEDLLLYIRTDLRVAEHESEELLMDLLDHMLEAQHEGRSGTELLGSDPKAYADELIEGLPKDKKRDVIPFISTQVSNSLGWFALVLSIVHLIMPFFTEIKAPSPIGNLIVLALAVLGVSALGVKVIFTLVRSSLFSEKKSAKRAYLKAGLFGGGSFALILLFSWLVPDFGPRILIEWWIYLIIALILLGTGKLIQRAYHTH; translated from the coding sequence ATGAGAGACACAAAGAAATTAATTGAAGAGAACAATGAAAAACGGAAGCTGTTGAGTGATGATAATTTGAAATTGTATGAGGATTTACTCTTATATATCCGTACGGATTTAAGAGTGGCGGAACATGAAAGCGAGGAATTACTGATGGACCTCCTCGACCATATGTTAGAAGCACAACATGAAGGGCGATCAGGAACAGAGCTGCTAGGGTCAGACCCCAAAGCATATGCAGATGAACTGATTGAAGGGCTTCCTAAAGATAAAAAGCGGGATGTGATTCCTTTCATAAGCACCCAGGTCAGTAATTCTTTAGGTTGGTTCGCTCTCGTGCTTTCCATTGTTCACTTGATCATGCCTTTTTTTACTGAGATAAAAGCACCTTCTCCTATAGGGAATTTAATAGTATTAGCTTTGGCTGTTCTAGGTGTGTCCGCTCTAGGAGTGAAAGTAATCTTCACCTTAGTTCGTTCGAGCCTTTTCAGTGAAAAGAAATCAGCTAAACGCGCCTATCTAAAAGCTGGCCTTTTTGGTGGAGGTTCCTTCGCGCTGATTTTATTGTTCTCCTGGCTTGTTCCTGATTTCGGCCCAAGAATTTTGATAGAATGGTGGATTTACCTGATTATCGCGCTCATTCTTCTTGGCACAGGGAAATTAATTCAGCGCGCATACCACACCCATTAA
- a CDS encoding PadR family transcriptional regulator — translation MAARSQLLKGILDACVMAIVEEKAVYGYELSQQLQKVGLPDISEGTIYPVLLRLQKNGFIIGEMRPSASGPNRKYYFLTVAGKEELERISSEWMLIAGPVSQLLQRGENG, via the coding sequence ATGGCAGCAAGAAGCCAGTTATTGAAAGGAATCCTCGATGCCTGCGTGATGGCAATTGTCGAGGAGAAAGCAGTCTATGGGTACGAACTTTCCCAACAGCTGCAAAAAGTCGGATTACCGGACATCAGTGAAGGCACCATCTATCCGGTTCTGCTCCGACTTCAAAAAAACGGATTCATCATAGGGGAGATGCGACCTTCCGCATCCGGGCCAAACCGAAAATACTATTTTCTAACCGTTGCCGGAAAAGAAGAACTTGAACGAATTTCAAGCGAATGGATGCTGATCGCTGGTCCAGTAAGTCAATTATTGCAAAGAGGGGAAAACGGATGA
- a CDS encoding AlkZ-related protein, with translation MTTQTSTIHTYEEAVAVIKEVGLLPLAPLFEDYPSLGGMTPKEAWHSDTEKDPWIWRTLFAADGVAVYGKFIKKKAMFISKDLLPLMLVALASTETVEKRYEKGEVSREALSLFSLISENQGIDTRVLRAKAGMKEKEKKKAFDQALLELQGSLDIVVSGTKEKQDENGEKNGWSSTSYETMKHWCDRNYIEVPELKKEEATEKLMNHFESFTSEATMKKLKRVF, from the coding sequence ATGACTACACAAACTAGCACCATCCATACATATGAAGAGGCCGTTGCAGTGATTAAAGAAGTGGGCTTGCTTCCGCTTGCGCCGTTATTCGAGGATTACCCATCGCTTGGAGGCATGACGCCGAAAGAGGCATGGCATTCTGACACAGAGAAAGATCCGTGGATTTGGAGGACGCTTTTTGCTGCAGATGGAGTGGCGGTTTATGGAAAGTTCATTAAGAAAAAAGCGATGTTCATCTCAAAGGATTTACTTCCACTGATGCTTGTTGCACTTGCAAGTACAGAAACCGTGGAGAAGCGATACGAAAAAGGAGAAGTGTCCCGTGAAGCTTTGTCCCTTTTCAGCCTCATTTCGGAGAACCAAGGAATTGATACGAGAGTACTGCGAGCAAAAGCTGGAATGAAGGAAAAAGAAAAGAAGAAAGCCTTTGACCAGGCATTACTGGAGCTGCAAGGGAGTCTTGATATTGTGGTATCGGGGACAAAAGAAAAGCAGGACGAAAATGGCGAAAAGAATGGGTGGAGCAGTACGTCTTATGAAACGATGAAGCATTGGTGTGATAGAAATTATATAGAAGTGCCGGAATTGAAAAAGGAAGAGGCAACCGAAAAGCTGATGAATCATTTTGAAAGTTTTACATCAGAAGCGACGATGAAGAAGTTGAAGAGAGTTTTTTAG
- a CDS encoding sensor histidine kinase encodes MPIYYSLTGTLLAAYLLAAGMYLGLYFSMPIWKEKWIAYFLATGAVVLMQHFILTPFDVLPWLLVYFLLVEGMQSSVTKQAVLTTVAVLLPVMFTLSVLAVSDLFFYHLFLFIMLIGVGALIHRYYRDNEKFDREWKSLLVEYRVLKRQVLENEEVARVEERNRIARDIHDSVGHQLTALMMQLAVAEQAAGEEKVAFIVKQSKQLARESLDGMRKAVKALQGEEEQGISSVIHLIRKLEAESQMRVQLTTKTGVLSQPLSNEQNIVLYRFVQEGLTNAMRHGSSKEISVTLEIIGEHSFQVKVENKVEVTGPVEEGFGLQNMRKRMEGLNGRMEREVTEGYFTVKGIFPLKGVTY; translated from the coding sequence ATGCCAATCTATTATTCTCTGACAGGCACGCTGTTGGCTGCCTATCTTTTGGCGGCGGGAATGTATTTGGGGCTTTATTTTTCCATGCCGATTTGGAAAGAGAAGTGGATTGCGTATTTTTTGGCAACTGGGGCCGTAGTGTTGATGCAACACTTTATTCTGACGCCGTTTGATGTGTTGCCTTGGCTGTTGGTCTATTTTTTATTGGTGGAAGGAATGCAATCTTCCGTTACCAAGCAGGCTGTCCTCACGACAGTGGCTGTTCTTTTGCCTGTTATGTTCACCCTTAGCGTTCTGGCAGTTTCTGATTTATTTTTCTATCATCTATTTCTTTTCATCATGTTGATCGGGGTGGGGGCGCTCATTCATCGATACTACCGTGATAATGAGAAGTTTGATAGAGAGTGGAAAAGTTTGTTGGTGGAGTATCGTGTGTTAAAAAGGCAGGTCCTTGAAAATGAGGAGGTTGCCAGAGTCGAGGAGAGGAACCGGATTGCTAGGGATATTCATGATTCTGTGGGGCACCAGCTGACAGCACTCATGATGCAGTTGGCAGTGGCGGAACAGGCTGCCGGGGAAGAGAAGGTTGCTTTCATTGTGAAGCAGTCCAAACAGTTGGCCAGAGAAAGCCTGGATGGGATGCGAAAAGCAGTGAAGGCCTTGCAGGGGGAAGAGGAGCAGGGGATCTCTTCTGTGATTCATTTGATTAGAAAGCTGGAAGCGGAAAGTCAGATGAGGGTGCAGTTGACGACTAAAACTGGCGTGCTATCGCAGCCACTTAGCAATGAGCAGAACATTGTTTTGTACCGATTTGTACAGGAAGGGCTGACCAATGCGATGAGGCATGGTAGCTCGAAGGAAATCTCCGTTACACTTGAAATTATCGGAGAACACAGTTTTCAGGTGAAAGTGGAAAATAAAGTGGAGGTTACAGGTCCTGTGGAAGAAGGATTTGGACTGCAAAATATGCGAAAGCGAATGGAAGGCTTGAACGGACGGATGGAGCGGGAAGTCACCGAGGGATATTTTACAGTGAAGGGAATTTTCCCTTTGAAGGGAGTTACATATTAA
- a CDS encoding response regulator transcription factor — MINILLAEDQALVRQGIKMMIEQHPSFRVVAEVANGKEAVDAYEKHLVDLVLMDVRMPVMTGIEATKVIRQRDPKAKVLILTTFADDEYAMEALRLGALGYLLKDADAANLLSSIESCLNGGISIDASVAGKVVPRLINRPGQAPSSMEMVELTSRERTILQLVGEGKNNQEIAEALHLSIGTVKNHVTVILQKLGLRDRTQLAIFAIRNGVV, encoded by the coding sequence GTGATTAATATATTGCTAGCAGAGGACCAGGCATTGGTTCGGCAAGGAATAAAAATGATGATTGAGCAGCATCCTTCGTTTCGGGTTGTGGCCGAGGTCGCAAACGGGAAGGAAGCAGTCGATGCTTATGAAAAGCACCTGGTGGACTTGGTGCTGATGGATGTACGGATGCCTGTCATGACGGGAATTGAAGCGACGAAGGTCATCAGGCAGCGTGACCCGAAAGCGAAGGTGTTGATCTTGACGACTTTTGCAGATGATGAATATGCAATGGAGGCGTTGAGGCTTGGGGCATTAGGCTATCTATTGAAAGATGCGGATGCGGCGAACCTTTTGTCCTCGATCGAGAGTTGTTTGAATGGAGGGATTTCCATCGATGCCTCGGTAGCGGGAAAGGTGGTTCCGAGGTTGATTAATCGGCCGGGGCAAGCACCCTCTAGTATGGAGATGGTCGAGTTGACCAGCCGGGAGCGGACCATTTTACAGCTTGTGGGTGAGGGGAAAAATAATCAGGAGATTGCAGAAGCCTTGCATCTGTCTATTGGAACGGTGAAGAATCATGTGACGGTTATTTTACAAAAGCTTGGGTTGAGGGACCGGACACAGCTTGCGATTTTTGCGATTCGGAATGGGGTTGTGTAG
- a CDS encoding ABC transporter ATP-binding protein gives MLEAIQLTKTFKNTQAVKGVNLYLEKGETVGLLGPNGAGKSTTISMLSSLVRPTSGDVLLKGESVKDQPQHLREILGVVPQEIAVFPELTAYENMSFFGKIYKLPKSELKQRIEEVLTLVGLEQRQKEPVKQFSGGMKRRLNIAVALLHRPEILIMDEPTVGIDPQSRNYILETVKKLNEEKGITVLYTSHYMEEVEFLCQRLYIMDRGEVIASGTKDEVKNILSSEHTIEVEVEKVNPAFIEKLEGVPAISSVTSLDKKIILLAPKKINLLEDVFDAAKQTESPLKGIQIKAPTLEDVFLHLTGRKLRD, from the coding sequence ATGCTAGAAGCCATTCAACTAACCAAAACGTTCAAAAATACGCAAGCCGTTAAAGGCGTCAACTTATACTTAGAAAAAGGGGAGACGGTGGGGCTGCTCGGGCCAAATGGAGCCGGCAAGTCCACCACGATCTCCATGCTTTCTTCCCTTGTCCGCCCGACAAGCGGGGATGTGCTCCTCAAAGGGGAAAGTGTTAAAGATCAGCCGCAGCACCTCAGAGAAATCTTGGGTGTCGTGCCGCAGGAGATCGCGGTATTCCCGGAACTGACTGCCTATGAAAATATGAGCTTTTTCGGGAAGATTTACAAACTGCCAAAAAGCGAATTAAAACAGAGAATCGAAGAAGTCCTGACGTTGGTAGGCCTTGAGCAGCGTCAAAAAGAACCGGTCAAGCAATTTTCCGGAGGGATGAAGCGCCGACTCAATATCGCAGTGGCACTGCTACACAGGCCAGAAATCTTAATCATGGATGAACCGACTGTCGGAATCGACCCGCAATCTAGAAATTACATCTTAGAGACGGTGAAAAAGCTGAACGAAGAAAAAGGGATTACGGTTCTTTACACAAGTCATTACATGGAGGAAGTGGAGTTTCTTTGTCAGCGCCTCTATATTATGGACCGCGGCGAAGTAATTGCCTCCGGGACAAAGGATGAAGTGAAAAATATTCTTTCCTCCGAGCATACTATCGAGGTCGAAGTGGAAAAGGTCAACCCGGCATTTATCGAAAAGCTGGAGGGCGTTCCAGCCATTTCATCCGTAACCTCGCTTGATAAGAAAATTATCTTGCTTGCTCCAAAGAAAATTAACCTGCTAGAAGATGTCTTTGATGCGGCAAAGCAAACAGAAAGTCCGCTTAAAGGCATACAAATAAAAGCGCCGACACTTGAGGATGTCTTTTTGCATCTGACAGGTCGCAAGCTTCGGGATTAG
- a CDS encoding ABC transporter permease encodes MLRAFIKKDLLHLLRDKKEVLILLAMPFVLITILGFALGGNSGDEVTLNAQVAVLDQGDLQTELEQFDEWMQSENIPDQGRAPILEAAEQTSLPELLVDTVMKEELQNLLNVKEETDLDAALANDEYAGVLQFSEGLRLETWKGQFFNQETTKELQLYLNEDKGLEASIISDVVEDFTNQIRLQTVLTQEAQQTNQAFPSFENVAEVTGETVTVDGKVPVDSFGYFAVGMSTMFALYVVSFVAGYAYYEKATFVYDRILLTNTNPWMYASSKWFSAVLICFLQLCALYGLAALIYQVIWPDLLGFLAITLFFSFVVGSMAVLITALNYRFETQRVSTMFSGFLVSVFAFLGGSFVPWNEVSDTMFTIASFTPNGAALQGYLKILSGGELATVTGNLFRLAVVSIGLLLIAIPIFPKRRLI; translated from the coding sequence GTGTTACGTGCGTTTATCAAAAAAGACCTCCTTCACTTGCTGCGGGATAAAAAAGAAGTCCTGATCTTGCTTGCGATGCCGTTTGTTTTAATAACGATTCTTGGGTTTGCATTAGGGGGGAACTCTGGCGACGAAGTAACTCTGAACGCTCAGGTGGCGGTCCTTGACCAAGGAGATCTCCAAACAGAGTTAGAGCAATTCGACGAATGGATGCAATCCGAAAATATTCCTGACCAAGGCAGAGCACCAATCCTTGAAGCGGCCGAACAGACCTCCTTGCCAGAGTTGCTCGTTGATACGGTAATGAAAGAGGAACTTCAAAATTTGCTGAATGTAAAAGAAGAAACAGATCTGGATGCGGCTCTTGCCAATGACGAATACGCTGGGGTTCTGCAATTTTCAGAGGGGCTTCGCTTGGAGACTTGGAAAGGGCAATTTTTCAACCAGGAAACGACAAAAGAATTGCAGCTCTACTTAAACGAAGATAAGGGGCTAGAAGCCAGTATCATCTCAGATGTGGTAGAAGATTTTACCAATCAGATACGTTTGCAAACGGTGTTGACACAAGAGGCTCAACAAACGAATCAGGCGTTCCCTAGTTTCGAGAATGTAGCGGAGGTCACAGGGGAAACAGTAACGGTGGACGGAAAAGTGCCAGTGGATTCCTTTGGTTATTTTGCGGTGGGGATGAGTACGATGTTTGCTTTATATGTCGTATCCTTTGTAGCTGGCTATGCTTATTATGAAAAAGCCACATTTGTGTATGACCGAATACTTTTAACCAATACGAACCCTTGGATGTACGCGTCAAGTAAGTGGTTTTCAGCAGTCCTCATTTGCTTCCTTCAATTGTGTGCGTTATACGGTTTGGCCGCTCTGATTTATCAGGTGATATGGCCGGATCTACTAGGATTCCTTGCCATCACGCTCTTCTTCAGTTTTGTGGTCGGTTCGATGGCAGTGCTAATTACCGCCTTGAATTACCGCTTTGAAACGCAACGGGTATCCACGATGTTTTCCGGATTCCTTGTCAGTGTGTTTGCTTTCTTGGGCGGAAGCTTTGTCCCTTGGAATGAAGTTTCCGACACGATGTTTACAATCGCATCTTTCACGCCAAACGGTGCCGCCCTGCAAGGCTACCTGAAAATATTAAGTGGCGGAGAGCTTGCAACAGTTACTGGTAACCTTTTCCGCCTAGCAGTGGTGAGTATCGGCCTTCTCCTGATCGCCATCCCTATTTTTCCTAAAAGGAGGTTGATTTAA
- a CDS encoding ABC transporter permease: protein MIVLTFVFALALGQVNQGEPVELPVFSTTLTEAEQTELIQALNSKAENTVFVSEKESSVKEKLEKGTIDIGLQLERDSYKLYLSATTPNITLIESHVANVVQSEGTLTDAAERLNATPDDLRKKVEESSGLFAVSEKSFKESEFVYDASLQALFGFSLFFVIFTVTYTVSTILEQKRNGMWNRMILSPLTKVQLYLGHVSFSFLLGYAQLALVFSFFHFILGVDLKGGYPMILLVIIPFLFAIVSLGILISAIATNPRQLDAVIPLISVSMAMIGGAYWPLEIVQSEALLTLSKLIPMTYGMEMLKGATLLDWSLSQFLLPASVLFCMGVLFMGIGLNLMERKATV from the coding sequence ATGATCGTACTAACGTTTGTATTTGCCCTCGCACTCGGACAGGTAAATCAAGGGGAACCTGTAGAACTCCCTGTATTTTCAACCACCCTAACGGAGGCCGAACAAACAGAATTGATTCAAGCTCTAAATTCCAAAGCAGAGAATACCGTTTTTGTTTCGGAAAAAGAATCCTCGGTAAAAGAAAAACTCGAAAAAGGCACCATCGACATTGGGTTACAATTGGAGAGGGATAGCTACAAACTTTATCTTAGTGCCACCACTCCCAATATCACCCTGATAGAGTCGCATGTAGCGAACGTGGTGCAGTCAGAGGGCACGCTCACAGACGCAGCGGAAAGACTCAATGCTACACCAGACGATTTGAGAAAAAAGGTAGAAGAAAGCAGCGGATTGTTTGCTGTTTCGGAAAAATCTTTTAAAGAGAGTGAATTCGTCTATGATGCTTCTCTGCAGGCTTTGTTCGGATTCTCGCTTTTCTTTGTTATCTTTACGGTCACCTATACAGTCAGTACTATTTTGGAGCAAAAGAGAAATGGAATGTGGAACAGGATGATCTTGTCTCCGTTAACGAAAGTGCAGTTATATCTGGGGCATGTAAGCTTCAGCTTTTTACTTGGATACGCGCAACTGGCACTGGTTTTCTCCTTTTTCCACTTCATATTGGGAGTAGATTTAAAAGGTGGCTACCCAATGATTCTCCTTGTGATTATCCCATTTTTGTTTGCGATTGTGTCCCTTGGAATACTAATTAGCGCGATTGCCACCAACCCAAGGCAATTGGATGCAGTCATTCCGTTGATATCAGTGAGTATGGCCATGATCGGCGGCGCCTACTGGCCACTTGAAATCGTTCAGTCAGAGGCTTTGCTCACCTTGTCCAAACTGATCCCAATGACATATGGAATGGAAATGCTGAAGGGCGCAACGTTGTTGGATTGGTCCTTGTCGCAATTTTTGCTACCGGCTTCGGTACTATTTTGCATGGGTGTCCTCTTTATGGGAATTGGATTGAACCTGATGGAGCGGAAAGCAACAGTGTAA
- a CDS encoding helix-turn-helix transcriptional regulator: MAVINHIKEIRQKRGITQIKMAEDLQITRQTVNAIEKNKHNPSLELALKLIAYFDVPIEEMFYLEETKKGE, from the coding sequence GTGGCAGTAATCAATCACATTAAAGAAATTCGGCAAAAGCGTGGAATTACACAAATCAAGATGGCCGAAGATCTACAAATCACCAGGCAAACGGTTAATGCCATTGAGAAAAATAAACACAATCCAAGCTTAGAGTTGGCCCTCAAACTGATTGCCTACTTTGATGTGCCGATTGAGGAAATGTTTTATCTAGAAGAGACGAAAAAAGGGGAGTAG